A part of Hypanus sabinus isolate sHypSab1 unplaced genomic scaffold, sHypSab1.hap1 scaffold_435, whole genome shotgun sequence genomic DNA contains:
- the LOC132388927 gene encoding NACHT, LRR and PYD domains-containing protein 3-like, translating to MAFRGVSEKKIVFTDGDLIKYNLQSSQFLSGFLMELLEREDSARGIVYTFPHLTIQEFVAAVAQFLNPHPGDILIFLTEAHNTTDGRFEVFLRFVAGLSSPMIARGLEEFLGPFTHETTCRVIDWVKEEVKRQSGNTRSESGKRSLLNILHYLFESQNRGLAQAALRSVETLSFSGITLTPIDCAVLSHVIGLCDTIKYLNLEYCHIQCEGTQRLGPGLYKCRELRLGGNQLGDSGLKLVSAALRNPECKIQKLRLDNVGLTDSGAEELASALSTNPLLSELDLSFNKLGDSGVKLVSVALRNPECKIQTLWLTHVGLTDTSAKDLASALSTIPSLTELYLSDNKLGDSGVKLVSMALRNPECKIQALRLGSVGLTDSGVEDLVSALSTKPSLTWLNLGSNSLTDRSVPALRHLILTLPSLEWIGLHWNRFSEAEGNKLRSLQGLRPGLMVDL from the exons atggccttcagaggagtgtccgagaagaagattgtgtttacagatggagatttgatcaagtacaatctgcagtcttcccagttcctgtccgggttcctgatggagcttttggagagagaggattctgcccggggcatagtgtacacattcccacacctcaccatccaagagtttgtagctgcagtcgcacaattcctgaatccacatcccggggatatcctgatATTCCTTACTGAAGcccacaacacgacagatgggcgatttgaagtatttctccgttttgttgctggtctttcCTCCCCAATGatagctcggggcctggaggagtttctgggtccatttactcatgaaacaacctgccgggtgattgactgggtgaaggaggaggttaaacgccagagtggaaacacgAGGAGTGAatctggtaaaaggagcctcctgaacatattgcactacctgtttgagtctcagaatcgtggactggctcaggccgcactgcgatctgtggaaacactttcattcagtggaatcaCACtaaccccgattgactgcgcggtcctgtctcatgtcatcggactctgtgatacaataaaatacCTCAACCTAGAgtactgccacattcagtgtgaaggaacccagcggctgggacccgggttGTACAAGTGCcgggagttgag ACTTGGGGGGAATCAGCTGGGAGATTCAGGactgaaactggtgtctgcggctctgaggaaccccgagtgtaaaatacagaaactgcg gctggacaatgtcggtctcacagattctggtgccgaggaacTCGCCTcagctctcagtacaaacccattactgtcggagctggacctgagttttaataaactgggagattcaggagtgaaactggtgtctgtggctctgaggaatccggagtgtaaaatacagacactgtg gctgacccATGTCGGTCTCACCGATACGAGTGCcaaggatctcgcctccgctctcagtacaataccatcactgacggagctgtaccttagtgataataaactgggagattcaggagtgaaactggtgtctatggctctgaggaacccggagtgtaaaatacaggctctgcg tctggggagtgtcggtctcacagattctggtgtcgaggatctcgtctccgctctcagtacaaaaccaTCACTGACGTGGCTGAACTTGGGATCAAACtcgctgacagaccgatctgtccccgctctccgccacctcatactgaccctcccgagtctggagtggatcgg gctgcactggaatcggttcagtgaggcCGAGGGGAATAAACTGAGATCTTTGCAGGGactcagacccggactgatggtggatctgtga